GACTTGACCTCAATCCCCTGGTGTTCGTGGTCCCCGCCGCCCTGGCAGCCTCCTGCGCCTTCATGATGCCGGTCGCCACCCCGCCGAACGCGATCGTATTCGGCTCGGGCCACATCACGATCGTCCAGATGGTGCGCGCCGGCATATGGCTCAACGTGATCGGCGTCCTCCTGATAACGCTCGCGGTCTACACGCTGGCCAACTGGGTGCTGGGCGTCAACCTTGGTTAACCGAACCCTCGCAATCCCCTCTACACTACGTCTCGGCCCCCTGCTCCGCTACGCGGGACCCCGCGAGGCCACCGTCTGGGTGGAGACCTCGCACCCGGGCGAGGTCGAGGTTCGCCCCGGAGAGGGGGCACCAGCTTCGAAGGAACGCACCTTCTCGGTAGCCGGCCATCACTACGCGCTGGTGACGCTCCGGAACCTATCTCCCGGCTCTTCCTACCGCTACGAGGTGCGGCTCGACGGCGAGAGGCTCTGGCCCCCGGAGGAGAGCCGCTTCCCGCCCTCCCTGATCCGGACCCCGGACCCCGCCTCCGGGAGCCTCAGGCTGGCCTTCGGCTCCTGCCGGGTCTCGGTGCCGCACGAACCGCCCTACACCCTCAGGCGGGGCTCGCTCAAGCGGGGCGGGGTGCTGCGGCGTGGCTTCTACGAGCGGGACGCGCTCTACGCGCTGGCCCTGAGGATGCACAGGGAACCCCCAAACCGCTGGCCCGACGCCCTGCTGATGCTGGGCGACCAGATCTACGCCGACGAGGTCTCCCCCGAGACGAAGGCGTTCATCCGCTCCCGCCGGGATGCTGCGAGCCCCCCTGGCGAACAGGTGGCCGACTTCGAGGAGTACACGAGGCTCTACCTGGAGGCCTGGCGGGACCCGGTCATCCGGTGGCTGCTCTCCACGGTGCCCTCGGCCATGATCTTCGACGACCACGACGTCCACGACGACTGGAACACCTCGGAGGCCTGGGTGCGCAAGATGCGCTCGAAACCCTGGTGGGAGGAGCGGATCACCGGCGCGTTCATGTCCTACTGGATCTACCAGCACCTCGGGAACCTCTCTCCGGACGAGCTGGAAGAGAACCCGCTCTTCCGGGAGGTCCGGGGCTCGGAGGACGCCACGGAGGCGCTGCGCGCCTTCGCCCGCGCCGCCGACCGGGACGCCTCCGCGAACCGCTGGAGCTTCCGCCGCGACTTCGGCCGGGTCCGCCTGGTGGTCGCCGACTCCCGGGCCGGGAGGGTGCTGAAGGAGGACGCCCGCGCCATGCTCGACGAGGACGAATGGGCGTGGGTCGAGGAGCAGACCCTCTCCGGCGGACTCGACCACCTCCTCCTCGCCACCTCGCTCCCCTTCGTGCTCGCCCCCGGGCTGCACCACCTGGAGGCGGCGAGCGAGGCGGTGTGCGGCGGGGCGTGGGGCCGGATGCCGGCCCGGGCCGGGGAGCTCCTCCGGCAGGCGCTGGACCTGGAGCACTGGAGCGCCTTCGGCCGCTCCTTCGCCGCCCTCTCGGAGCTGCTGCGCCGGGTCGCCTCCGGCGAAGGAGCGACCGCCCCTCCAGCCTCGGTGGTGGTCCTCTCCGGCGACGTCCACCACGGCTACCTCGCGGCGCTGGAGCTCGGGCCCGGCGCCCGGAGCCCCGCCTACCAGGCCGTCGGCTCGCCCATCCGCAACCCCCTCGGCCTCCCCGAGCGCCTCGCCCTGCGCGCCGCCTGGACCCGCGCCGGCGCCGCCCTGGGCCGGACCGTCGCCCGCCTCGCCGGGGTGGGCGAGCCGCCGGTGGGCTGGCGGCTCCTCCACCGGAGCCCCTGGTTCGACAACCACATCTCCACCCTGACCGTCGAAGGCCGCAGGGCCACCCTGCTCGTGGAGAAGACCACCCCGGAGGACGGAAGAGAGCCGCGTCTCATCCCCATCCTCGAACACCGCCTCGCCTGAGATAAACTTTTCCGGGTGTCGATCAGTCCAGCGTAGCGGAGGGAGGAAGAGGTAATGCGGCACATCCCGGCGGGAAAGACCGCGACCGAACGGGGACCCCGCGAGTGGTTCACCGGGGAGGTGTGGATGGACCCTTCCCCGCCCCGTAAACCCGAGGCCGGCGTCTTCCGGGTCTTCTTCACCCCGGGGGCCAGGACGAACTGGCACACCCATCCGGAGGGCCAGGTGCTCTACGTGGTGAGCGGCCGGGGGCTGGCACAGGCCGAGAGCGGGCCCGTCGTCGAGCTCACCCCCGGCGACGTCGTCACCTTCGCCCCGAACGAGAAGCACTGGCACGGTGCAGCACCCGACTCCTGCATGCTACACGTGGCGGTGAACCCGGCCATCGCCACCGACGGCGGCACCGAGTGGCTCGAGCCGGTGAGCGACGGGGAGTACCCGGGCTGAAGGCGGGGACTTCGAACTTCCTTAATGAACGCTTAACAAATCATCGTTGAGCCCCGGAAGGGAATCTGCTACTTTTATTCCCTGCAAGGGCACAGGTGAACCGGTGGGGAAAGGGAAAGGAGGTTCTCCTTCTGGCCAACCTTTAGTTTTTCTGCCCGAAACCCGCAAAGAGCCTAAAGTTGCCCGCCAGAACGGGCGGGCGGTTTCCGTTACCGGAAGGAGGAGTGCATGAGAGCCGTAGTATACAAGGGCCCGTTCGAGGTGGCCGTAGAGAACGTCGAGGACCCGAAGATCCAGGACCCCAACGACGTGGTGGTGAGGATAACCTCGACCTGCATCTGCGGCAGCGACCTGCACATGTACGAGGGCCGCACCGCGGCGGAGCCGGGGATCGTCTTCGGCCACGAGAACCTGGGCATCGTGGAGGAGGTCGGGCCGGGGGTAGCTTCTCTGCGGCAAGGTGACCGGGTGGTGATGCCGTTCAACGTGGCCTGCGGGTTCTGCAAGAACTGCCAGCGGGGCTACACCGGCTTCTGTCTGACCGTCAACCAGGGCTTCGCCGGCGGGGCCTACGGCTACGTGGCGATGGGCCCCTACACCGGCGGGCAGGCAGAGTACCTGCGGGTTCCCTTCGCGGACTTCAACTGCCTGAAGCTGCCCGAGGGCGACGAGCACGAGGCGGACTTCGCCCTGCTGGCCGACATCTTCCCGACCGGCTACCACGGCACCGAGCTGGCCGACGTGCGGCCCGGGGAGACGGTGGCGGTCTTCGGGGCGGGGCCCGTGGGGCTGATGGCGGCGTACAGC
The Rubrobacter xylanophilus genome window above contains:
- a CDS encoding alkaline phosphatase D family protein: MVNRTLAIPSTLRLGPLLRYAGPREATVWVETSHPGEVEVRPGEGAPASKERTFSVAGHHYALVTLRNLSPGSSYRYEVRLDGERLWPPEESRFPPSLIRTPDPASGSLRLAFGSCRVSVPHEPPYTLRRGSLKRGGVLRRGFYERDALYALALRMHREPPNRWPDALLMLGDQIYADEVSPETKAFIRSRRDAASPPGEQVADFEEYTRLYLEAWRDPVIRWLLSTVPSAMIFDDHDVHDDWNTSEAWVRKMRSKPWWEERITGAFMSYWIYQHLGNLSPDELEENPLFREVRGSEDATEALRAFARAADRDASANRWSFRRDFGRVRLVVADSRAGRVLKEDARAMLDEDEWAWVEEQTLSGGLDHLLLATSLPFVLAPGLHHLEAASEAVCGGAWGRMPARAGELLRQALDLEHWSAFGRSFAALSELLRRVASGEGATAPPASVVVLSGDVHHGYLAALELGPGARSPAYQAVGSPIRNPLGLPERLALRAAWTRAGAALGRTVARLAGVGEPPVGWRLLHRSPWFDNHISTLTVEGRRATLLVEKTTPEDGREPRLIPILEHRLA
- a CDS encoding (R)-mandelonitrile lyase → MRHIPAGKTATERGPREWFTGEVWMDPSPPRKPEAGVFRVFFTPGARTNWHTHPEGQVLYVVSGRGLAQAESGPVVELTPGDVVTFAPNEKHWHGAAPDSCMLHVAVNPAIATDGGTEWLEPVSDGEYPG